In the genome of Opitutia bacterium KCR 482, one region contains:
- the rpsD gene encoding 30S ribosomal protein S4: MSRYTGPTTRINRRFGMPIFAESKAMQKKPYIPGQHGPRLRRRVTDYSMGLNEKQKLRFMFGLSEKQFRLTFERAKRQRGVTGEIFMRLLELRLDNVIYQLGFARSRKAARQFVTHGHVQVNGKKVDIPSFTCQAGDVVEVRDRTSSRQLAQRAIDESQLRATPAWLERAAEAFKGTVSRLPIREEMDQSINDQLIVEFYSR, from the coding sequence ATGTCTCGTTATACAGGACCTACAACAAGAATCAACCGTCGCTTTGGCATGCCGATTTTCGCGGAAAGCAAGGCGATGCAAAAGAAGCCCTATATCCCCGGTCAGCACGGCCCGCGTCTGCGCCGCCGCGTGACGGACTACTCGATGGGCTTGAACGAAAAGCAGAAGCTCCGCTTCATGTTCGGTCTGAGCGAAAAGCAGTTCCGTCTGACGTTCGAACGCGCAAAAAGACAGCGCGGCGTTACGGGTGAAATCTTCATGCGCCTGCTCGAACTCCGTCTGGACAACGTAATCTACCAGCTCGGTTTTGCCCGCAGCCGCAAGGCGGCTCGCCAGTTCGTGACGCACGGCCACGTTCAGGTAAACGGCAAGAAGGTTGACATTCCCAGCTTCACATGTCAGGCGGGCGATGTCGTTGAAGTTCGCGACCGCACGTCTTCGCGCCAGCTCGCGCAGCGCGCCATCGACGAATCGCAGCTCCGCGCAACACCCGCGTGGCTCGAACGTGCGGCTGAAGCCTTCAAGGGCACGGTAAGCCGTCTCCCGATTCGCGAGGAAATGGACCAGTCGATTAACGACCAGCTCATCGTCGAATTCTATTCGAGATAG
- a CDS encoding DNA-directed RNA polymerase subunit alpha, which yields MAKRLGKFELPKRLVKDEASATSTYAKYVAEPFETGFGHTIGNALRRVLLSSIEGAAISSIKIDGVDHEFQSVDGIVEDVTDIVLNLKKIKIKSTARENKRLMINVEKAGEVTAADIQPDADFVIVNPEQVICTLDTKRKFVAEVEISSGRGWRPADENKYEDQPIGVIPVDSLFSPIELVKYSVDATRVGQMTDFDKLTLEIWTDGRITPDEALKEAAVILKHHIDVFDKVNEQDIEFETVGKEVSEEQNRLRKLLNMSVNEIELSVRAANCLNNANITTVGELAMKSEQEMLKYRNFGKKSLNEIKSKLEQLGLSLGMKIDERLIDSTTL from the coding sequence ATGGCTAAACGACTCGGAAAGTTTGAACTTCCCAAACGTCTTGTCAAAGACGAAGCAAGTGCCACAAGCACATATGCAAAGTATGTCGCCGAACCCTTCGAAACGGGTTTCGGCCATACTATCGGAAACGCGTTGCGCCGCGTGCTTCTCAGCTCCATTGAAGGTGCGGCAATCAGCTCCATCAAGATTGACGGCGTAGACCACGAATTCCAGAGCGTAGACGGCATAGTCGAAGACGTGACGGACATCGTGCTCAACCTGAAAAAAATCAAGATTAAGAGCACCGCGCGCGAGAACAAGCGTCTTATGATAAATGTCGAGAAGGCGGGCGAAGTTACCGCCGCCGACATTCAGCCTGATGCCGATTTCGTAATCGTTAATCCCGAACAAGTGATTTGCACGCTCGACACGAAACGCAAGTTTGTTGCGGAAGTGGAAATTTCGAGCGGTCGCGGTTGGAGGCCTGCCGACGAAAACAAATACGAGGACCAGCCCATCGGCGTAATTCCCGTCGATTCGCTGTTCAGCCCCATCGAATTGGTCAAGTACTCTGTCGACGCAACGCGCGTCGGCCAGATGACCGACTTCGACAAGCTCACGCTCGAAATTTGGACGGACGGCAGAATCACTCCCGACGAAGCCCTTAAAGAGGCGGCGGTAATCCTCAAACACCACATCGACGTATTCGATAAGGTAAACGAACAGGATATCGAGTTCGAAACGGTCGGCAAGGAAGTCAGCGAGGAGCAGAACCGTCTCAGAAAGCTTCTGAACATGAGCGTAAACGAAATCGAACTTTCGGTTCGCGCGGCAAACTGCCTCAACAACGCCAACATCACCACGGTAGGCGAATTGGCGATGAAGTCGGAGCAGGAAATGCTCAAATACCGCAACTTCGGTAAGAAATCGCTCAACGAAATCAAGAGCAAGCTGGAACAACTCGGTTTGTCGCTCGGCATGAAAATCGACGAGCGCCTCATCGACTCAACAACATTATAA
- the rpsK gene encoding 30S ribosomal protein S11, with protein MSEEQKKQDAVAAEAPVAEVQAAEPQKPSSPSASDLLATEIGEIKVRKAKGSKNVHSGVCHINATFNNTKVSFTDAAGNVISWSSAGKMSFRGSRKSTAYAAQVVTQDAGKVAMSHGMKELVVNVKGPGMGRDSAIRSLQAMGFVVTAIVDVTPVPHNGCRAPKRRRV; from the coding sequence ATGAGCGAAGAACAGAAAAAACAGGACGCGGTCGCGGCGGAAGCTCCGGTCGCAGAAGTTCAGGCCGCCGAGCCCCAGAAACCCTCGTCTCCCTCCGCCAGCGACTTGCTCGCAACGGAAATCGGCGAAATCAAGGTTCGCAAGGCAAAGGGCAGCAAGAACGTCCACTCGGGCGTCTGCCACATCAACGCGACTTTCAACAACACAAAAGTCTCTTTTACCGACGCCGCAGGCAACGTCATCAGCTGGTCGAGCGCGGGTAAGATGAGCTTCCGCGGCTCGCGCAAAAGCACGGCATACGCCGCGCAGGTCGTCACGCAGGACGCGGGCAAGGTTGCGATGAGCCACGGCATGAAGGAACTCGTCGTGAACGTAAAGGGTCCCGGTATGGGTCGTGATTCGGCAATCCGCTCGCTCCAAGCGATGGGCTTTGTCGTAACGGCTATCGTGGACGTTACTCCCGTTCCGCACAACGGTTGCCGCGCTCCCAAACGCCGCCGCGTATAA